TTACGCTCCGCCTGAGCGCATTCCACGACATGGTCCGTTAcatatatatcatatatcCTTCTACCTGTAAATCTAAATACGATTCTGCGAATGACTCTGGCAATGAACTGCTATGGAAATGCTATTGGGTATCTTTCTATCACATTAATTTTTGGGACAACGTATCACATGCAACACACCAAGTAACATCACGAAGCCGGTGCatgtttttcttcttggtTAGGTACCTCCAATACACAAGCAGAAGGCGGCCCCTCCAATTCCGCCTCTCTATCGTCAGCCGCCTCCTCACATTCACTAGACCGCAACCTTTCAAGTCTTAGTTTCCACCACTGAAAAGCATGGACAAAAAAGTGAGCTACGAATAGCTGCTCTGTCGTGTACAGTAAGACAGGCACAGATGTCTTCGCTTTGAGGAACAGGTCGACCGGGGACCACATCGCATATAACAGAGGGATACCCAGAGCTGTGCTTTTCGCGGGCCCGCAGAAACATACAGCAATGGCCTCCTCGGGCGGGGTTTGTTTCAGAATGTGCCATCGGCCAATCTTTGTCCGTGTACAAAGAGACTGGGGAGGCCGGGACAAGGAGAAACACACGGCTGTTAGGAAGACGTACAGGGCGATGTTGAACAGCACGACGAAGACAACAGTCTCAGTTGAGAGGTCTTCGAGGGCTCCTGTTGcaaagcaggaggagaatgtTACCCTGATGTATGTGAGTAACGGGTTTCAAAAGGCGTCATGCTTGACTTTCAAACTCACCAGATCATAAGAAGCAGACACACCGTCCCAGTCTTTGCAATCTTATACTTTTGAATCACATGCGCAGTCCGCTCAGGCCAGAAGAACCTCACGACCTGGCCGACAGCCAGAGGTATCAACACAGCCAGACCCAATTGCTTAAACACCTCACGATACATTGATGTGAGATCACCATCCTGATCTCGCCAGACTTCAAACTCTTCCGAGGCCGGTAGCAGTGTTACTGTCCACCCAGCCGTCACGAATGGGCCCAATATATTCGCAATAAGCACCTCCGCTAATGCGGCCGCATCGTCACCACCCGCGGACCTAGTCATGACCACATTCGAGGCGATCGTTGTCGGAATACAAGCCGTGAATATGTACCCCGCCAACACAGCACGATCGATACGCCCATCTTTATCGCCGGCAAGAATTGCGTGGACCACGGCGAGAACCAGCGCAGGGATGAAAAGGAACGAAGTAACCTGGACAAGGAAGTGGAGGCGCCAGTTAAAGAGCTGCCGAACGAGCTTATCCTGGGGTATACTAAGACCCGATATCAAAAAAACGATCGCAACGGCGCCATAGAGAATGCTATATTCGGAGCGGATCACACCGCCGTGTTTGGCGACGTTGGGGAACAAGTATGCCAGCAGGCAAGCAAGACCGATGCCGAAGATGAGCCATTGGTGGAGAATGAGCAAGACGATGCGTTTCCATTTCGGCTGCGAGGTGCTCATGGCGCATAAACTGGAATATGCCTAGTCATCTAGGCGCGGTCTTTTCGTCTCTTCAGAATTATTGTCTTGCCATTTTGTGGAGAGATTTTGAAGATCTGAGTTGGAGAAATATACACAGTGAGATCGGCGAAACCGCCGACGCAAGGCGATAGCGGTCTGATAGGGAGAATGATTGACCGAGAGCACGAGATGGCGTTCAACTCTTTCAGCTCTTCAGTCGTGCACACATAACATCAGATGCGGAACGAATGTGGCGGAACCTTTCCAGCCCGTTCAATTCCCATGTCGATGTCGCAAGGGCGACCATTCCTAAGTAGGTGGGCCGTCTCTCCCATTGATTTCCGCGGTTGATAGACTGCAGTACCAGCACAGGCAAGACGAATACCTGTCGGACATGCTTTGCTTAATTGCTTCGGCAATTAGACTTTCTACATCTCGCATCAATTGGCGATAAGATCAACTTTAAGCTTATCAGTAGGCAAGGATATACAGAGCCCAGACTCCAAGTTCAAAATCtttgatgcctgaggcagaatAATCGATGGAAAAAGTCTGGGTAAAACATGAGCCGACTGGCTTTGTATCACATCGCAGTTCCTCCGCGAATGCATTGTTCCTCTATTGGAGAACAGCTGATTATACTAGGCCGCGTGACATTTTTGAACGCGATATAGGCTGATCTACATGGCTGGCTGCATCCATACCAGCTCGGTGCCTCCTGATAAGAGTGGCTCATGTCGGCATTCCCAGAACGGAATTAACCTCGGCACAGGAGCAGCAACGTCATTCTTCCTGGGGTCCGGATTCTCCCGCTTGCATTTTCCATTCACCCTGTGAAGCTGACAGTCGCTGAGCTCGAGGCCAAGATGCGGAATCACAAGCTCGCAGCTCACTGCTACTAGCTATACTTCTCAGCTCGCTATTCAGTCGCCTGCACTTTCACATGAAGACATGCCAGGCTCTTCTCCTAGTATCGGACCAGTCACCAAGTTGAGTTCGAGGTGCACTGGTTGATGAGATCATGTCCTCTGGAACCAAcagcaccagagccagaactATGGGCGAGCTCTCGTTCGCCGGTCCTGTCGGCAAAAGTCTGGGGTCGTCCAGTCTCGGCAGTAGGGCATAGTAGtaatgatgatgagaagaaCGACAAGGAACTTGGCCACTTGTTTAAAAAAGAGTCATCTCCGCATTCATGGCCAGGGCTCCCGTAGACGATAATTTATCTGATTTCGGCGACATAATAATAAGTTACCCTGCTCTCGGGTGACTACTGATCAGATCTCAGACAGTCAACTCCTTCCGCTCGTCCATCTCCCTGTCTCCGCTTCCCCGTTCCACCTCCGCGGCCTAGCATTTGCCAGCTCAAAAATTAACCACTGAAAAAGGCAGAGCCAAAAGCCGCAATTGGAACCGAGCCCCCGGTCTCTGATCGACTTATCCGAAGCTCTGACTGCCAACTCCCTTTAGTGGACTTCTTTCCAGAGCTTCGTTCTTCCTCGGTCCAACCGAGGGTACTTATACTTCCGTATCTCTCCGCGCTCATAACTGGCGGAATTCACCTTGTGAACTTCCGATATCGTCGCTATTATTTTTGTCCTTGTGACTCTTTCggcccttttctttcttttggattgctctttccttcctttcttgcTTTCTTGCTAAAGTGTTGGCGCGCTGCATTTGAGAAAGACAAACTATACACCTTTCATTTGAGTCACAATGTCCGCTAAGGGAGGCAATGGCAAGAAACCGGCCTCACCAGCTGTCAATCTGATCGGTATAGTTACCTAACTGCATACTGTCTCATTCGGTGCTAATTATGAgcagctggtggtggcgCCGGTATGATGGAGGCCCTTGTATGCCATCCGCTAGGTATGGAATTCCCAATTGAGCCCTACAAGAATCCTAGTAGTCGCTTACAGAATTATAGATACTATCAAAGTCCGCATGCAGCTGTCTCGACGGGCCACGGCGCCAGGTGTACGTTTGTGTAGCTTCAGTCTATTTCTGCGCTCCAACTAACGTTCAATTGCAGGTCAAACCCCGCGGCTTCGTAAAAACCGGTGTTGATATCGTCAAGAAGGAGACTGGCCTGGGTCTATACAAGGGTCTCGGAGCTGTTCTCGGTGGTATCATTCCCAAAATGGCCATTCGATTTACCTCCTACGAGTCATACAAGCAAATGCTTGCGGATAAGGACACTGGCGCTGTCACCAGTAAAGGGACCTTCCTAGGTACGGCCTCCATCAAATCAATACTATTCCTAAGCTTGTCGCATGCTAACAAACTAAAACAGCTGGTCTTGCTGCGGGTGTTACCGAAGCCGTCGCAATCGTAAACCCCATGGAAGTCGTAAAAATCCGCCTTCAGGCGCAACACCACTCCCTCGCTGATCCCCTCGACGCACCTAAGTACCGCTCCGCCCCGCACGCCCTCTTCACCGTCATCAAAGAAGAAGGTTTCAGCACCCTCTACCGCGGTGTCTCCCTAACTGCCCTGCGCCAGGGTACCAACCAAGCCGCCAACTTCACAGCCTACACGGAGCTCAAGGCCTTCCTGCAACGCGTCCAGCCCGAGTACAGCAACAGCCAGCTTCCTTCTTACCAAACGACCGTTATCGGATTGATCTCTGGTGCGGTGGGTCCGTTCTCGAATGCGCCGATTGATACGATTAAGACGCGCctgcagaagacgagggctGAGCCCGGGCAGAGCGCCGTCTCTAGGATTATGTACATCGCGCGCGAGATGTTCAAGCAGGAAGGTGCGAGCGCCTTCTATAAGGGTATCACGCCACGTGTGATGCGTGTTGCGCCTGGACAGGCTGTGACATTCACAGTGTATGAGTACTTGAaggggaagctggaggccTCGAACTGGGCGTTTGTCGGGGGCAAGTTTGAGGAGTAGAtttttttctcctctttgACTTAAGCCACTTCACTTCAAACCTCATTTCAACTGCACGCCGGGCTAGCTTCTGGTCCGGACTGCTGACTCCTGACTCCGGAACTCTGGTTCTGTCGACCCGAGTCGAGTTTCTTTTTCGGAAGAAGCGGGTGAGAGAAGGTTGCGATGGCTGGAAAAGCATTCCAATTGATAGATACCATGGGCATCATTGGTGGCGTTGTTGTTTTGTCCTATCTTTGTCTTGCCTTATCCTATTTCCTTTTACTCTGTTATATACATATTGATTGATCGATTGTCCGATGACCTATCTTGGATTGGACTGGGCTTTGCTCCATTACTAGGCCTGCAAAGCCTGCTCGCATGCTATACAGCCAGCAAGGGTGGATTGTATATAGGCTGCTCTTTTTTAGCTCTTCCTGTTGGCTGTTCTATTTCGAAATACACCGTATATACTCAAAACATGGGGCTTCAATtggtattattatttcaaGTAAAGTATTTTGgggttcttgttgatattgatactTAATCGTACTTTTGTGAGGCTTGGCGCTTATGATGCGGCTTATGCTGCAGCTTACTCCGTATGCTTCTAGCTTATGCTTACCCCTAACAGTATTATGTACTAAGTATGCCCTAACAACACTATGACTACCAGGGCAATAGTCTAGTGCTCTGGTCTCAAGTCTCCAAGCGAGCGCCTCCAAGATTCCAAGAGTCCAGGATTCAATGACCCACAGTAAGCGTTAAATGACAGATGCGCCTCGCAAATCACAATCAAATCGAAACACCGAACCACATACCTAGTATAGACCGGGTAGTAGTCTAGTAATATGGGATAAGAAGCTGCGTCAGTGGGTGTGAGGTATAAAATGGCATGACCGTCGAACTACGGGGTATAGTTCTGTCAAATCCCACGGCGCCCGTCTAATAAAACAAGCAAGCAGGCAAGATCCAACAATTCCAAGATGTCTCCTATtgtcgtcctcatcaccggtgCCAATCGCGGTATTGGAAGAGGCCTCTTAGAGTGCTACATAGCCAAGCCAAACCATACAGTTATTGCCGCAAACCGCGACCCCAAGCACGCAACTTCGACGGAACTGCTAGCTCTCCCAACAGCGGAGGGTACAACTGTCAAAGTGGTAAAGCTAGATGTAACCTCCGAAACAGATGGGGATGATGCAGCTCGTGAGCTCAAAGAGCAGGAAATTAATCacatcgatatcctcatcgCCAATGCCGCAATCGGTTACGTGTTTCCTAAGCTTGAACTAGCACGATTGGACGACATCAGGACACATTTCGAGACAAATGTGATTGGATTCGCCCGTATGTATCAGgcttttttccctttcttgcAGGCGGCAAGGGACCGCCACCCCAAGCTGGTGACAATTGGTTCGAGTGCGGCATTTTTTAAGGTATTCTTTCCTTCACTGTGAGATAATCGCCCAGCTAACACGTAATAGTGAGTAGCATTGATCTTTGAGCCGAAATGGCTTTTACTAAGTTAGTAGGAACACGTATCCTGCGCCAAATTCTGCATACGGGGCCACGAAGGTTGTGCAGCATTGGTATACAAGATCAATTGCGCTCCAGGAACCGTGGCTTACAGCCTTTCCAATTGATCCAGGGTACCGCCCTCTCTTTATCGAAAGTTGAGCCCAACTGACCGAAATAAAGTTTTGTTCAGAGTGATTTGGGCAACTTCGGCG
Above is a window of Aspergillus puulaauensis MK2 DNA, chromosome 2, nearly complete sequence DNA encoding:
- a CDS encoding uncharacterized protein (COG:Q;~EggNog:ENOG410PNMY;~InterPro:IPR002347,IPR036291;~PFAM:PF00106,PF13561,PF08659,PF01370;~go_process: GO:0055114 - oxidation-reduction process [Evidence IEA]), with the translated sequence MSPIVVLITGANRGIGRGLLECYIAKPNHTVIAANRDPKHATSTELLALPTAEGTTVKVVKLDVTSETDGDDAARELKEQEINHIDILIANAAIGYVFPKLELARLDDIRTHFETNVIGFARMYQAFFPFLQAARDRHPKLVTIGSSAAFFKVFFPSL
- a CDS encoding uncharacterized protein (COG:P;~EggNog:ENOG410PHG1;~InterPro:IPR016833,IPR038770;~PFAM:PF01758,PF13593;~TransMembrane:10 (i12-34o49-66i78-104o116-135i147-173o193-215i235-254o260-282i309-332o347-368i)); translation: MSTSQPKWKRIVLLILHQWLIFGIGLACLLAYLFPNVAKHGGVIRSEYSILYGAVAIVFLISGLSIPQDKLVRQLFNWRLHFLVQVTSFLFIPALVLAVVHAILAGDKDGRIDRAVLAGYIFTACIPTTIASNVVMTRSAGGDDAAALAEVLIANILGPFVTAGWTVTLLPASEEFEVWRDQDGDLTSMYREVFKQLGLAVLIPLAVGQVVRFFWPERTAHVIQKYKIAKTGTVCLLLMIWVTFSSCFATGALEDLSTETVVFVVLFNIALYVFLTAVCFSLSRPPQSLCTRTKIGRWHILKQTPPEEAIAVCFCGPAKSTALGIPLLYAMWSPVDLFLKAKTSVPVLLYTTEQLFVAHFFVHAFQWWKLRLERLRSSECEEAADDREAELEGPPSACVLEVPNQEEKHAPAS
- the SFC1 gene encoding putative succinate:fumarate antiporter (Acr1) (COG:C;~EggNog:ENOG410PFV9;~InterPro:IPR018108,IPR023395,IPR002067;~PFAM:PF00153;~go_process: GO:0055085 - transmembrane transport [Evidence IEA]), whose protein sequence is MSAKGGNGKKPASPAVNLIAGGGAGMMEALVCHPLDTIKVRMQLSRRATAPGVKPRGFVKTGVDIVKKETGLGLYKGLGAVLGGIIPKMAIRFTSYESYKQMLADKDTGAVTSKGTFLAGLAAGVTEAVAIVNPMEVVKIRLQAQHHSLADPLDAPKYRSAPHALFTVIKEEGFSTLYRGVSLTALRQGTNQAANFTAYTELKAFLQRVQPEYSNSQLPSYQTTVIGLISGAVGPFSNAPIDTIKTRLQKTRAEPGQSAVSRIMYIAREMFKQEGASAFYKGITPRVMRVAPGQAVTFTVYEYLKGKLEASNWAFVGGKFEE